A stretch of DNA from Bicyclus anynana chromosome 23, ilBicAnyn1.1, whole genome shotgun sequence:
TGAAAacctaaatctaaaaaaatctatcaATCAACTTCAGCTCGAGTTAAATTTAAGGGAGCAGGGGAATTTGAGTAGTGATTTACAAATATCAGGCATACCGGAATATGAAAACGAGTCGTTAACTCATATAATAACTACGGTAGCAGCTAAACTACAGGTAAATATTAATGAACAAGATATAGCCACCTCGATGCGTGTCGGGCCTAAACGCCCTGCCAATAATCTATCGAGTGGAGCGCATTCCTTTCGCTCCCGACCGATCGCCGTGCGACTCGCGCGCCGCTCCACTCGCGACGAGCTACTCAAAAACGCGCGCGTTCGGCGCGGCTGTACGTCAGGTGATCTGGGTTTGCCGTCGCACGAGGTTAGACGTGTTTATATCAACGAGAGACTCACAAGGATTAATAGACAAATATTTACCAAGGCGCGAGAAGCCGCGCGTGCTGCGAGATGGAGATTTGTATGGACTAAAGATGGCAGAATTTTCGCTCGACGCGCAGAGTCCAGTGACGTTCATATGTTGCAAACTGAAGAAGACATCGATAAGATATTCAACTGTAATAATATCTCACACGACGCAGAATAACCACCTTGCTCATATAGTTTGTAATCGTTACAATAAAACCTTAATAATCATGTTTTTGTTTACTAAAtccttaataaacaaaataattgagtttttaTGTTTCTTATGGCTAGTTAGTTGTAATTTCagtatatattacataatagttattattatgcTATGTATTACAAATTCGATTGTATTAGGTGTCcaaaagatattatttttcatttatctctTCTTGTACtggtttattaaatttttatatattttacatttaggtTCTTATCTCTTTTGTCTAAACTACTTaatgttgttaattaatttagttactTTTAATGAAGTTCATGTTTCGTATACGTATTTTTATCAAGGCAGGTCGTTCATGTGTTACGTGCCAATGAAATGTGTTTTTGTCCATCTTAAAAAACCTGTACACAGTATTTTGCCGGTGAAGGCACGTAAGCGtgcaaatatacattttaagttattaggTCTAATGTCcatgataataattatcagtaatttgtggatttacataactaaaagttaagaaatctaaattcttaaaatttggtatttttaatgcGGGGTCGCTTTCTACTAAACATGATGAATTTATTGTGGCTATATACTCTCATTCGCCTGATATATTAGCTATAAACGAAACCTGGCTTAAAAAAGGTGAAGAGGGCCGTGCACCGAATATTAGAGGCTACAAACTCTTGCATCTACCGCGCCCTCCTGAAGTACGCTCTCGAGGGGGGGGCGTAGGGTTTTACGTTAAGCAGGGCGTTAGAATCCGCAAGTGTACCCACCCGTGTGGGCCAGTAGAAGTTGAACAGATGTGGTTGTCGCTAAATATTAATTCGCACAACATTTTATTAGGCACCGCCTACCGCCCACCCtgggttgatattgataaaTTTTTCGATACTCTGTTAGAATCAATTCTATTTTTCTCTAAATTTGACGAGATTGTATTACTGggagattttaatattaatctattaGATAGTACCAGCAACGGTACAGTCCAATTCAAgcaatttttatcttattttaatctACATAATTTTATAACCGAACCAACACACTTTACATCTCACAGTAGCAGCCTCATAGATGTCATTTGCTCTAACTTGCCTCTTGTCAATATTACTGTCACTCATAAACCTGAACTTGGAGGTCACGCAATGGTATTTGCAGAAGTTAAAATTATCAAGCCCAAACCTCCTGTAAAACGAATAACTTATCGACCTTTAAAAAGTATTGTTATAGCCGATTTTGATAAAGAGCTTGAATATATAAATTGGAAAGCAATTATCAACCAGGATAAGGTGGATCTTATGGtcgaaatttttaataaaataattttaagtctGTTTGATAAGTATGCTCcagaaaaatcttttatctcCAAAAGTCAACATAGTCCTTGGATAACCAGTAACGTACGCCTCATGATGAAACTACGTGATGAGGCGCATGCAAAATACAAAGCTCTTAATACTatagatagtaaaaataattataaaaatttgaaagCTCTATCATTTTTCAGTATGGTTAGCGAAAAAAAAGCATACTACGACTTTCATATTAATGCTCATTTACGTAATTCACCTTCCCTCTggaaaaatcttaaaaaacatgttttacCTAATTTTAAGAACACTTGCGATCTCCCTGACCAATTTGATAACCCAGATATAATTAATGATCATTTCTTAAACATCCCTGGAGATAATACAATTGATCCCTCcgttttaagttattttgagaCACAAAAGTTTTCTACCGCTAGTAGTTTTCAGATCAAGACCGTACATGAAAATGTTGTAGCTAAAATTATTCTAGAAATTAAATCTAATGCATTGGGCGTCGACAAAATTAACATGGATATGATCGTACTTACACTACCTGCTACTCTTGAAATTATTACAgctataattaataaatctatttcAACATCCACATTTCCCTCACTATGGAAAACAGCTTTGGTCTTACCGCTGCCAAAAAATAATGAACCAACTGAGATAAAGGATTTACGACCGATTAGTATTCTTCCATATGTTTCTAAGATTCTTGAAAAAGTGATATATTACCAAGTCATAAAGTATTGTGAAACAAACAACATTTTACCACTTTTTCAATCCGGTTTTAGAAAAAATCGTAGCACGTCTTCCGCTTTATCAGATGTCATCgataatatacttacttatcaAGATGCCGGTAGAGGAAGTATCCTAGCCTTACTGGACTTTTCTCGTGCGTTCGATTCAATTAATATAACTCTTTTGCTTGCCAAACTTTCACATTACGGTTTCTCGTTTACCACAGTCCTATGGTTCGCTAGTTACCTTCAAAATAGGAAGCAACGAGTTCTTTTACGCAAGATTAATGGGAATGAATTACTGTCGACAGTAAAACCTATAAACAGAGGAGTACCCCAGGGATCTATTCTgggtcctttattatttattttatattcggcTGATATAGTTAActgtttagaaaattctcaataTCACTTATACGCAGATGACTTGCAAATATATGTTCCTGTAGATCGAAAAGACGTCAATGCCTGTGTTGGTAAATTAAACGAAATCCTTGCTAAAGTTTCACAATGGTGTAAACATAACGCGTTAATTCTTAATCCCCTTAAATCGAAATTCATGGTCGTTGGGACAAAGAAGCAAGTAAAAGATATACTAGATCAACAGCCTAGGGTACACATTGATGGAGTAAATATCGAACATGTCAATGATACTCGGAATCTAGGATTACGTATCGATGAGAACTTGCGCTTTGAGAACCACTTAATCGATCTTGCTCGGAATTGTTTTTACAGACTAAAAGTACTATATAGTATTCGATCCTTTATTAGCATTCAACTTCGAATTAAACTTTGTGACACATTAATACTTTCAAAATTTAGTTATTGTTTTACTGCATATGGCCCATGTCTTCTACAAAAGTCGTGGCGATTGATTCAGCGAGTTCAAAACGCTTGTGCTCGTTTTTGTTTCACCGTCCCGCCCAGATCACACATCACCccatttttaattgataataaaatattaaatatgaaacaTAGGTATCAGCTATTAGTAGGCACTCTTTTATTTGGTGTTGTCAAAACTAAAGAACCTCCATATTTATACAGTAAGCTAGCTTGGCGGGAACCTAGCTATGGTAAGAGGTCTAAAGTACCACCTTTAATAATGCCACAGCACAGGTCTGCAGCATTTCGTGGCAGTTTTAAATATCTTGCCACAAAATGTTGGAACAACATCCCCCCACCTATTCGGGaggtaaaatctaaatttacttttaagaaaatttttcgattgtatttgttagattgccaaaaagcagactgtggcaattattaattattaatcaataatatacaataaattctatatattttttcctttttttttttttttaatttttcttttcttttgtgtttgctagctattgagattaaattttttttttttttttttgttcttctgagattacactactgtatttttaaactgtattttgttttattttattagttatataattattttgtgttctgttcttccctcctaagggtctgacagaataccagcgttgtgggtactgatgtactcacaacaaattttagctgagtcaggtccatttttttggcacaacatattttctatatatatatatatgtattagttttaagttattattacgttgtaaatgtattagttttaagttattatgtagttatgtgttgtgttaacaaataaatgatttctattctattctattctattctataataaAAGTGCACACTTCTTTTTACGATCCATGTCACGACctgttttcaatttaaaatacgtTTAGTACGGTTAACGGTCGTCGAAGAAATGGTCGCCCTGAGAGACGCCTTGCCGCACGAAATCGCATCGCAGCAATTCGTGTCGTAATTTTTTGCGTTGCGAATTCGCATCGCGTCGCATCGCAGTTTTGTGTACAAGCCCTTAGACCAATCCTATGTACTTTAGTAATCGATGAAATGGCTATTAGGAAAGGGTTACATTAGGATAATGCGGCTAAAAGATTTTATGAACCGACAGAAGATGTGGTCAAGACAGTTTTTTAAGTCGAGTTGGGAACGAATGAGTAGGTAATAAGCCATGAGATGATGTCAAATTTAGATAATTATGACAGTTTCGATCAACACTATCAGgcttaatatcaatatttacaTCACCAATTAAAACCACATGTCTACTTTTCTCTAAAGATTTGAGTGTATAGTCCAAGGATTCAAAGAAAGCATTCTCGTTTTTAAAAGAGGGTGGTCTATAAATAGACactattgataaattatttatcgTCGTAATTAAGCAATTTGCGATTGATGTGTTACAGATTgaatagattttttaatatatataactataccGTCGTTCTGATTGTAACAATTCGCTGTTGTATAAGAAGTGTAGTTATCAATTTGTGGCACAAAGTGGCAGCTTCGTAGCCAACATTCGCTCAGCACTATAATGTCGGGTTCAAAATGTTCTGTATGTGCCAGAATTAGCTGTCAATTTACTGTCAGTTCGTCAGACTACACAGAATAACTGTCAAGTAAAGTTTACGAAGGATTGTTGCAAAGTATATAAAGATTCTAAATTAATTCTCACAGGATATACAAGGAACAATTTATTTGTAGGTCATAATCAAACCTTTGCTTTATTGTCTACATTACATTTATGGCATCAAAAAATGGGTCATctaaattataatgattttcAGAAACTTAACGAGTCCACAAATAGAGCAGATATAGAGTCAAGTAAGGACAATGTGGTATGTAACACATGTCTGAAAGGCAAACGAACAAGGCAGCCTTTCAAGAACACTGGTACAAGAGCTTCCGCCCTCTTGGAGTTGATACATTCAGATGTATGCGGACCTATGGAGGAAAAGTCTCTCGGAGGTGCCAGATATTATGTCACATTTCTCGACGATTATTCTAGAAAggtatttgtttactttttacaCTCTAAATCTCAAGTACTCGAAAAGTTTAAAGAATTTAAGAATTTTGTAGAAAATCAATTAAATGCAAAAGTTAAAACACTAACATGTGATAATGGCAAAGAATATGTTAATGAGgcatttgatattttttgtagaaattcaGGTATTAAACGTCAGTTGACAATACCCTATACTCCTGAACAGAACGGTATGAGCGAGAGGATGAATCGAACATTAGTAGAACGTTCTAAGTTTATGCTTATGAATTCCAGCTTATCTAAGATGTTTTGGGTCGAGGCGGTAGTTACAGCTGCATATATAATCAACAGAAGTCCTACAAAGTCCTTACAGTTTAAAACGCCTGAATGTTGGGAGGAATGAATGGGTTGGGAAGATGCCATGACTGGAGATGAGGGAGTAGATGGAATATTCTCTATCTCCCTTGGAACTTCAAAGATTTCCTGACATGAAAGTAGAAAAATTAGCTTAATCATGCATTTTAGCCAAAAGACAAAACATGCCACATTAAATGgaattaaacaatacacacgTATAGGCCTATTTTCGTCTCTTCAGGCCCAATGCCTGTGGAGGCCTCTTGTCCTATAATGGACAGCACCTTGTTTGTAATGTCCGACACTACTGGGACAGTAATACAGTTCCCAGTAGTGTGCCTCGCTCGAGACGAGGCTGCATTTTCAGAACGCGAGTTCTTCTTAATGTCCTTCCATGTCAAAGTAACATTGTTACTATGAATAGTActaggattttattgaatagtaATAGCAAGAGAATTTAGGTGCTGTAGACTTCTGTGGTGTAGACGTAGACGAGGTTTATGGAACTGTAGACTTTAGGTTTTTTCTCTGCCCGTAGCTTTTTGCGACATTCTTCTGTCCTATGTCCTAACAACCTACAGAAATTGCAACACTCTTTTATCTTCTTCTGACCTCTTGCTATACTCGTATCATTATCATTGTTGAGTTCCTCCACTGTTCTCGCTTTGTCTACTTCGCTGTTCGCTGTCGCTTTCGCAAGAAGGAAATTTTCAAAACAGGTACGTTTGTTTTCATTAACAATGACCAAATATTTTCCATCATGGTCAATGCTAGACTCAATCATTACTTtactctcaaaatgagagaggtATGTAGTAGAGGCCAAATGTTGTTTGAAAACTTTGCTTCTCAGATACTATTTACCGTTAGCAGGGATTCTCATGGACTGTTTTTTGTATTACAGGAGGAGGTGGACCccaaccaccaccaccacctccAACTAGTGTGATTGTGGAGGCAATATTGGGTCGAGTAATGGAAGTATTGCCTAATAGTTATGATAGTGATGCCCTGGATTGTAATGTATGTTATCTATTACAAATTTTGTACTTCATATTTatgatgaatatattatatttaagtttaatatttccCTTTAATTATACAGGATATAAgcacaattgaaataaatgaggcTACAAATAGTCAGTAGGCTACTTCTAGTGTCGAAAGCAACATTATAATCAGCATGCCAGAGCATGAAAaggtatataattaattaatcataatatatGTAGAGAGTTGTATTGTAACATGCTTTTCACTGTTTTATAACTTAATGATGTTTTAGGAGAATTACATCCCAGAGAGGTCCAACCATTCAAACCAAAGTGAACCAGAGGCATGTTTCAGTAAGTCTGAAGTATGTATTTATAACAGCTATTTCATCGTCAAGtcaagttttttttcatttcagcaCTATGCTTTAAAAGTTACTTTGTAAAAAGGATATTATGGTGCCAGATATGTGTGATTTTTAACCTAAGTGTACATACAAATTATACTGTATTTTACTAGTtggttatttagtttttgtatcCTCTTCAGTACTATGCCATAAAAGTATATTAAGCTAAATATGGTGCCAAATGTATACCTAAATTGTACCTACATAAGAAATATACTGATTTTATTTGATGATTatgaattcattttattttgtccatACCTACCTTctcaaatccaaaaaaaattaattactattcatcagtttaatttaataagattttttactGGCCACTATCCTATAAAGACACTTTAACATGTGTTCTAAAGCAGTGTAGCATCACTAACTTCccaattatattgattttttcatGCATAAGGTACAAaaggaaagaaataaaatgcacTTTCAAGTACTAAAATGTATTCGTTAATTCGAGtgttttgaaataattattaataagagCTCTCCTTACTTGGTTTACATCTCTTCTAATATGATACTGTACCAGTATCCTGTAACTGTCTTATTTGCCCCCTTTGAATGAGTTATTCCCACGGTGCTGGTCAGGGTCATCTATAGGTATCTCGTCCCCATTCAACTCTAAAATGTTGTGCAGGACGGCAGTAGCAACTATAATTggcaaacaattatttaaattcacCCAGATTCCTAATGCCAAAACCGGGAAGCGCCTTTTCCAAATACCGAAAAGTCTTTCGACAGGCATACTGGTTCTTATTTGTGACTCATTCTACAAAGACTCTTCAGTAGTAATTATTCGGTCCAATGGCATCATTATATAACTTCGGTTCATGTATCCACTGTCAGCAACAAGAACAGAGTCCGTATAATGACCTATTTCAAACATTGCATTTCTTCTACATGAACTAAAAATGCGTTCGTCATGAGCACTACCAGGCCATCTTGCTACTATGTCTGTAATTATCAAATTGGCATTACATATCACTTGAGTGTTAATAGACATATAGCCTTTTCGGTTCCTAAAAGTTTCGGCATGTTCTCCTCCTGGAGAAATAATCTTTATATGAGTACAGTCTAGAGCACCAATAACTTTAGGAAATCTGGCTATTCTGTGGAAGTCCAGTTGAGTTGTCCTAATTTCCTCTGCGTCTTGAGGAAATTTTATGAAGTCCTTGCTTAGACACGCAATCGCAGCAGTCACTTTGTGAATCACTCTGTTTGCAGTGGACCTGCTAACCCCACAAAAATCACCCATTGTCAGTTGGTGGCATCCAGTTGCATAGAACCTCAAAGCTTGTAGAAATTGACTCATGGGAGGCAGTGAATtatttctgaaatgaaaaaaaaaactcttttatAACTTTACGAGTCCTTTGCATTTGGTAGTAGTAGAGATAGTAGTAACTTGGTAGTTtgttataggtaggtaagtacttacttatCATTAGGAAATTCCAATTTATGTTCAATCAATCCCAAATTATATAATGCATTAGATTTTGATAGGCGAAATCTAGTTTTGAATGCAACTTCATCGTATTCTTCATAAAAGTTATGACGTTTTTGAACAACCCTGGGTCTTTTCGTCATAGTTTCTAAATCGTCCAAATATTCAAgaatatttagattattatctCCCtccattataaaattaaaagccaTTATAGGTAGATAAAAGCTCAGATGAAAAGTGGTAAGTGTTATCCCAATTTTAACTTTACGAAACTTGTATGCTTGCGAGCGTAATAAACATAACCTGCAAATTTATCTGTCAAACACTTAAACGAAGAATAAACGGGGTATGAACGCTTGGTTAAGATAAACGCCCGATTTACGTCCTTAACCAGCATATGAGCTGTGGTGAACAGGAAATTTGGACTTAAcggcgtttaacttatttaaacggttgattatgtttaaacgaatgtcGGTGAACTCGAACCTTAGTATCTGTTCAATCTGGTAAAATCAAATACAATTCTTTGTCAAGCTTTGAGTTTAAAAACGCTCCACAGACATCCATTTGGTTTATTTCTAATCCTAGCTTAGTAGCAACAGCCACAAAAATCCTAAAAGTATTTAGCTTTGCTACAGGGGCATATAAGTCCTCGTCACATTCCTGTTCAAAACCTCGAGCCACTAACCTTGCTTTGTAGCAATCTGCCTTTTTCTTTAACACCCATTTTGAACTAATTACCTCTTTTCCATCTGGTATTTGATCTACTTCTGTCCACGTGTTATTTTCCTTTAACTGACTAAGTTCATTACTGATAGCCTCCTTCCAGTTTTCAGCCTTATCTGACATTATAGCTTCTTTATAATTTCTAGGTTCTGCAATATACAAATGATAGTCATGTAGGTACCTTGGCTTTCTTACAGTTCTTGTTTGTCTACTTTCTTGACGAAAATCAAAGCTCTCATCTTGCTCTTCATTTTCATGTCCCACACTCTGGTCCTGAGTAACATCTAGTACTGTATCATTTGCCTCATCCTGGTTCTGTCAATTTCTCTGTGTCTCTGCTTCATTGGTATCAAAGAACTCATCTTCCTCCTCCTCCTGCTCATTATTTTCTAACGGTATATCGAGTGAAATTATATTATCCTTTTCctgaatattttcaatatttttatctttctgTCCAGTTTGTTCTACAAAAACAATGTCTCTTTTAATATGTACTTCTTTTTTGTCTTCATAGTAAACTCTAAATCCTTTACTTTCATCATAACCAACGAACATAACCTTTTCCCCTTTTATGTCCCATTTCAGTCTGTTTGCCTTTGGTATGTGAACAAATGCATAGTTTCAGAACACTCCACATAAGCTCTGTAAATCAAAATCACGTTCATAAAATGTCTTGTAGGGTGTCTTTTCTCCTTCCCTACTCTTTGAAGTTCTATTCAGCACATATACTGCAGTGTTCTGCTTCTGCCCATAGATCCTTTGATACATTCTTACTTGCAATCATGGACCTGGCTGCTTCTAAAATTGTTCTCATATCTCTTTCTGCTTCCCCATTCTGTTGAGGAGTATGCACCACAGCAGTTTGGTGTTGTAAACCATTCTCTTCAACAAACTTTTGCATATCTTTATTGACAAATTCGCCTCCATTGTCTGTTCTAATTACTTTAACTTTGAGACCAGTCTGTCTTTCTGCCCAAGTAGCAAACAGCTTTATTTTAGCGAATACCTCACTTTTCTTTTCGAGAAAATAAACTGTACGGTAATTAGAAAAGTCATATTTTATCAATAAGAAATATCTAGAACCTCCTATGCTTTGCACCTCCATTGGGCCACACACATCAACATGGACCAATTCTAAACACTCTTTGGTATGTTGCTCtcttttataaaaagataatCTGTGCATCTTACCTTCTAAGCATGAAACACATTTAAAACTGTAACCTGTATAGTTaacgttattattttttaatacttgcTTTACATATTCGACACTTTGGTGACATAGCCTCTCATGCCACTCAGTTAATGTTGCTAATGCTACAACTTCACCACAAGGACTTTTCTTTGCTTTAAGTACATAATAACTCCCTTCACGATGGCCTAACGCACGTAATGAATTGTCTTTGTGAATTAAACATTGCCCATTTGAAATAGTTACATTATAACCCTTATTAGTCACACTTGGTATggagaacaagttaattttaatgtcTGGAACATGGAGCACACTGTTTATCGTTGAGTCAACATAGTTTTTCCCATTAAACACACTTAGTTTAATATCACCAACACCAACAATAGATAAACGTCTCCCATCTCCAACAACAACAAATCTATTTGAAGTTGACAATGATTCATAGTTAGTGAACAAAGAGCGATCTCCTGTCATATGCTCACTCGCTCCACTGTCAATCACCCAGCACTGATTGAAAGACCTCTTGTCTATGTTATTCAAAAGTTCAATCCTGGAATCTGTTGTTAAAGCTGCTGTAAATGCATTACCCAATTTTTCCTTCTTCAATAAGTGTTCTCCTATTTCTGTGCCTGTACGCTTGGGACACTCAAACTTCAAGTGATCTCTGGAACCACAGACAAAAGACCTGCGAACATCAGCCTCACTGTGACAATTTTTAGCCAAATGCTGTGTACTTCTGCACTTGAAACAGTGTTTGACATATCCATCTCGTCTCTTTACAAATAATGCCATGTTATCCCCTTCTTTATCCTTCTCTCTACTTTTTAACCTTTCCTCTTCAACAAGCAGGCGTGCCACCATGTCATCATATTTTTGTTTAGACATTTCTACTGATTCCCACGCTGATATAAAATGACTGTATTCCTCAGGTAAGGACAGTAAGACTTTGGTGATTAAAAATTTCTCAGACACCTCCTCACCAACCTGTTTTAATTGGCTGGCCATTTCTTGAAGTTTAGCTAAAAATACAGATAATTCTCCATCTTCAAACTTACATTGAAGAAATCTCTGTTGCAGCATCATGGTACTGGTTGCTGATTTTGCATACACTGTGTAATTTTAGCCACATATCAGCCGCCGTCTCGCATGTTAAAACATGTACCATAGCCGCTTCACTCAGCCTTGACACGATAATATTCTGTGCTTTTATATCTCGTTTCATCCAATCTGTTAGATTGGCTTCGGATTTCTTTTCTGTTCCGTTAACCATTAGGAACACATCTGCACTTTTCAATGTAACTGCCACTTGGAATTTCCACACATTCCAGTTTTTCTGGCCTTCCAGTCTGATGACATTTGAAGTCGATTCGTCATTGTCTGCAAATCCATCTTTGTGTTTGTGGAACCCCAACGCGCGTTTTCTTATCTCCACGATGCCTGATGTCGTACTTTAACCTCCGCACGACCTCTTCCAGACACCGCTTGATTAAATAACCTTTCTTTGTCCTGCTGACCACGCACGTTGTTCCTTGCCGCCAACACTAACTACCGTGTTGCATCGATAGACAGATCCCCAGCGATCTTCAACTTCACCTAATCAGAATTATGAGCCTGGGCGCATAACCTGTTAGGACTTGTAGTCCAATAAAACAAAGTGGAACTTGATTAATTCTGTATTAGGTATTAGATCACATAACTATCTCTTACGGGCCGACATTACAAAAGTACAGACATTACAG
This window harbors:
- the LOC128199358 gene encoding uncharacterized protein LOC128199358 gives rise to the protein MADEIINKETSSKEGDFQSPGVISYKQFATLLDSKLLNMKYSLAREIKTELNSALEKFKLDFSATTEFLSNQICDLQKEVTCHTTKLKDLETENLNLKKSINQLQLELNLREQGNLSSDLQISGIPEYENESLTHIITTVAAKLQVNINEQDIATSMRVGPKRPANNLSSGAHSFRSRPIAVRLARRSTRDELLKNARVRRGCTSGDLGLPSHEVRRVYINERLTRINRQIFTKAREAARAARWRFVWTKDGRIFARRAESSDVHMLQTEEDIDKIFNCNNISHDAE
- the LOC112048237 gene encoding putative nuclease HARBI1, which produces MSDKAENWKEAISNELSQLKENNTWTEVDQIPDGKEVISSKWVLKKKADCYKARNNSLPPMSQFLQALRFYATGCHQLTMGDFCGVSRSTANRVIHKVTAAIACLSKDFIKFPQDAEEIRTTQLDFHRIARFPKVIGALDCTHIKIISPGGEHAETFRNRKGYMSINTQVICNANLIITDIVARWPGSAHDERIFSSCRRNAMFEIGHYTDSVLVADSGYMNRSYIMMPLDRIITTEESL